Below is a genomic region from Persicimonas caeni.
CTGAAGACGATGCGCTTGTAGGCGTCGGGGTAGCGAAACCCCTCGACTTCGAAGCGCGAGACGACCTCGGGTTGGGTCGGGTCGCTCACGTCCCAGAACTCCATGCCCCCTTTGTAGGGCGTGCGCGATTGGTTGACGACTGCCCAGCGCCCGCCGATGGACGAGAACCCGATGGAGTGCGTCTCGCGCATCTCCTCGGAGAGGCCCTCGCCGACCTTCTGCGGGTTGCACGGGTCGCTCACGTCGAAAAAGCTCAGTCCCCCGCCGCCGATGATCCCGCCTGCTTCGTGCGCCCAGGGCATCACCAGGTAGCCGTCGTACATCACCACCAGGTTGTGGTGGTTGCGGTCGTTTTCCCCGCCGTCCAAAAAGGCGCAGTTTTGGTAGAGCTGGTCGTCGGTGAAGGTGACCGCGGGGCCGCCGGGGCCGTGGTTAGCGGGCCAGGCACCCGGATCGGGGTAGGGGCGAGGGCCGTCGGGCTCGGTGTCTTGCTGGGTGTCGGAGCTGGTATCGGAGGCCGTGTCGGTGCCGGTGTCATCGCTCAGAGCCGCATCAGCGGGCGAGGAGGGGCTGTCGTCACAGGCGCTCAGCAGCGGAAAAGCGAGGCTGGCACAGACGAGACTGGCGAAGGCGGTTTTGCGGAAGGCCACGGGGCACCTCGAGGCGGCAGTTGTGTGCTTGCCGCAACAAGATGCCAGCCGAGGCCTCTCGATTCAACATGCGCCGTGGGTTCAGTCCTCGTCGGCGTCTTCGTAGACGTCGTCGATATTGTCTTCGTAGCGCTCGTAGATCACGCGACGCTTGAGCTTGAGCGTGGGAGTGAGCACTCCGTTTTCGGGGGTCCACTCGTCGTCGACGATGATCACTTTGCGAGGCCTTTCGTAGTTCTTGAAGTCTGCCGACTGCTCTTCGATCTCGGACTCGATGAGCTCGCGCACCTCCGGGCGTTGGGTCAGGTTGTCAGTGGGCACGCCGTTCTTCTCGGCCCAATGCTGGAGCGCCTCTTTGTCGACATTGACGATGGCGACGTTGAACGGGTGGTTGTGCCCCTCGAGCATGACCTGGTCGACGTGCGGGGCGAGCTTGAGCTTTTCTTCGAGGGGGCCGGGGCTGACGTATTTGCCGTTGGAGAGTTTGAACTCCTCTTTGGCGCGCCCCTCGATCCACAGAAAGCCATCTTCGTCGATGCAGCCCAAGTCGCCGGTGTGGAACCAGCCGTCCTCGTCGATCACCTCGGCGGTCTTGTCGGGCTTTTTGTAGTAGCCCTTCATGATGTTGGGCCCGCGCACGCAGACCTCGCCGAACTCCGATTCGTGCTCCTTGTGCTTCTCGATTTTGACCTCGACGCCAGTCACCGGCTTGCCGACGCTGCCGATCTTGTGCTGGCCCGGGGCGTTGACCGATACAATCGGCGAGGTTTCCGTGAGGCCGTAGCCTTCCATCACCGAGATGTGCATGTTGTCGATGAAGTAGGCGATCTCGGGGCTGAGCTTGGCGCCGCCGCTGACGGCGTACTTGAGCCGGCCGCCGAAGCGCTGGCGCACCTTCTGGAAGACGAGCTTGTCGTAGAATTTGTCGAGCAGCTTGGTGGTCGTGTGCGCCTGGCCCTCCTGCTGTTGTTGGTTGCGCAGCCGATCGGAGTTTTGCAGCGCCTTCTCGAACAGCGTCTTCTTGAGGCCGCCTTCCTCCTCGAGCTTTGTTTGGATGCCGTTGTAGATGCGGTTGAAGATACGCGGCACGCTGAACAAGAGGGTGGGGCGAATCTCCTGGAGGTTCTCGGTGATCGTCGAGATGCTCTCGACCAGCCCCATCGACGCGCCGGTGGCGAACATGCCGTGCAGCTCGGCGGTCTGCCCGAAAGAGTGCGCCCAGGGCAGAAACGACAGGCTGATATCGTCGGGGGCGATGATATTGAAGCTGTGGATGGCCTCGACGTTCGAGGCGATGTTGTGGTGGCTGAGCAGCACTCCCTTGGGGTCGCCGGTGGTCCCCGAGGTGTAGATCAGCCCGCAGATATCGTCGCCGTCGGGCTCGACGGCCTCGACGTTGGGCTCGGAGCCTTCGAGCAGGGCGTCGAAGCTGTCTTCGCGCGGGCCGTCGAAGTGGACGATATGATCGAGCGAGATGTCGCCGGCCTCGCACATTTCGGCGAGGGTTTGACGGATGTCGGCGTTGGCGACAAACGCGATTTTGGCGTCGCTGTCGTTGATGATATACGCCCATTCCTTCTCGGCCTGGGCTTCGTACATCGGACACCAACGCGCGCCCAGGGTGTAGGTGGCGTAGGCGCCGATGGCCCACTCCGGGCGGTTGTTGCTGATGATGGCGACGGTATCGCCATGCTCGACGCCCATGGACGCCAGGGCCGCGCGGCAGCGCTCGACGCGCTCGCCGAAGTCGGCGTAGGACATCCACTGGTACTGGCCGTCTCGTTTGACGCCGAACAGTTTTTGCTCGGCAAAATGGTCGATGCTGTGGTGATAGATCTCGACGAGGTTGCGGTACTCGAGATCCGTAAGCGATTCGTAGGTGGTGTAGTCGAGCGCCACGGTCGCCTCCCGGCTGTGGAGAGTTGTTGGCGGCCAAGCCACCTCGAAATGTGGTCGCGGCCAACGCAAAAGCAATGTCGCGGGGGGTTGCGATGCGCCCACACCGGTGGTTGAATAGGTCCACTGTCCCAAGCGTCGAACCGGCGTCGACCTCGTGTTGACTCCCCATAGACCGAGTTAAGTTTCACAGCGTATTTCTTATAGCCTCCCACTTGGAGCGGCGAAGATGAACTTTGTAGATACACGCAGTTCTGGCAGTACCCAACGCGCGCTGGTGGCGCTGTTGACGACTTTCGTGCTCGCTGCGGCGGGTCTGGGCGCCAGCGGATGCGCCACGGGCACCGGCGGCGAAGTGACCGACGCGGCGGCCGACGTGCTGTTGCCTCCGCGCGAGGAGGAGCGACTGGGTCGCCAACTCCAAAGGCAAGTGCTCGAGGAGATGACCGTTCTCGAGAACGAGAGCGTCCAGCAGTATGTGGATCAATTGGGCGCCAAGGTGGTGCGCGCGGCCGGCGGCAAGCCCAAAGGCATCGACTACTCGTTTACCGTACTCAAAGACGACCAGGTCAACGCCTTTGCGATGCCCGGCGGAGACATTTACGTCTACACCGGGTTGATGAAGGCCGCCAAAAGCGAGGCGGAGTTGATGAGCGTGCTCGCCCACGAGGTCGCCCACGTCACCGAGCGTCATATCGCCGAGCAACTCGTCGCCCAGTATGGTCTGCAAGCGCTCGCCGGCGCCGCGTTGGGCAACAACCCGGGGGTGGTCTCCCAGATCTTGGCCAGTGTGGCCGGCCAAGGCTATTTGCTCAAGTTCAGCCGCTCGGCCGAATCGCAGGCCGACCGCACCGGGCTTCGCTACCTGGTGCGCGCCGGGTACGACCCGGCGGCCTTCGTCGACTTTTTCCAGACGATGGAGCAGCAGGGAGGCGCGCGGCCGCCCGAGTTCTTGTCGAGCCACCCCTCTCCGAAAAATCGAATCAGTCAACTGCGCCAACTCATCGCGCGCATCGATAATCCGCCCACCGAGATGGGCCGAGAGCGCTACCAGCAGATGCTGCAGACCTTGAACGGCCAGCCGGCGCGTACCGGCAGCGGCTCGACTGACGACACCCGGCGTCGGCGCAGCACCACCGACGACGACAGCGCGTCGGAGACCGACGACACCACCCAAGACACCAATACCGACACGCAGAGGCGCAGGCGTCGGCGCTAACTGGTTGAAAGGACACCGGAATTGACCCGTTTAGGCGCGCGGCTATCTTGTCCTCGCAGGCTCCTTCAGCCGTGGAGGACGAGATATGACCGTATCGCCAGACAGACATCCTGAAGAGAAGTACTCGAATGTCACCGAAGGGGATGTCGCACAGCGCCCTGAAGAAGAGAGTAGCCAGTCGACCGCTTTGAAGATTCTCTTGGTGGTCGCGCTCATTGCCGTGGGCGTCTTAGGCATATATGTCGCCGTGGTGCTCTTTTCAGCGGCGCTCCAAGGACCCTTCGAGGGACCGGCGCCGGAGGTCGAGCAGCGACAGCAGACTCCGGCCGAGGAGGCCAACCAGCCTCTCGAAGAGACGATCCCGGTCGACTAGGCGGACGTCTCGTCTCGGGTGCGCAAACACACAAAACCCGGCGGCTCCGCAGATGGAGCCGCCGGGTTTCTTTTTTGCTTGTTTGCGGGCCTCTCGCCTCTCAGATGTCGACATCGCCCAGCGCTTTGACCGCGCCGGTGTCGAGCAGCACTTTGGCCAACTCAGGGCAGCCCTGCTGGCTGGCTTCGACCATCTTCTCGAGTGTAGGGATGTCTTTGAACGGGGTGGGCTCGTCGGGCAGCAAGAGTTGCTGGCAGACCTGCCGGCGCGCGCCGGGCTCGCGCATAAAGTCGATGGTGGCCTCGTAGGCCTCGCGCTCGGCGTCGGCGAGTTGCTCGTCGTCGGCGCCCAAGATCGCTTCGGTAAATTGTTGCTGGGTGGTGCAGCGCATCACGTCTTCGACGACCTCGATGCACTGGGCCATGATGGGGCCGGTCTCCTTGGCCAACTCGCTGCCTTCGGCGCCGGCGCGCATCGTCTCGTCGGGGCGGGTGGCCTGCTCTTCGGGCGGCTCGCCCTCGACGGCCTTGGGCGTGGCGCCCGGAGTTTGTTCGGACTGGGAGCCGGCGCGAGGATGCTCGTCACAGGCGCCCTGAGGACACCCGGCGATGAGCGGGAACGATGCGACTGCCAACAACATAAACCACGGTCGGACGTTCATCCTCGGCCTCCCTGGCCGGTTTCCCGGGCCAATATTCGATTCATGACTCCGGTTTGAAGGTCGCCACGTGGCGTGCACCGTCAACGCGGTCCGTCGACGAGTCGGGCAGGCTGCAGACAGGCTATTGTGGCTCGTCGAGCAGTTCGCGCACCGTGCGGGTCAGCCCGTCGGGAGTGAACGGCTTGCGCAGCACGCGGGTGTGCGGCGAGTCGGCCTCGGGGCCTCGATATCCGGCCAAGAAGAGAATTTTGATGTCCGGTTGCCCGTCGCGAAGCTGGGCGACGAGTTTTTCGACGGCGGGCCGAGGCTGGCCGGCGTCGATGATCGCCAGGGAGTAGCGAGCGACGGGGTCGAGCTGGATCGATCCCCCGTGCAGCGGCGCTTCGGTGACGCGGTAGCCCTGGGAGGCGAGGATCTGGGCGGCGAGTTCGCGCACGTCGCGGTGGTCGTCGACGAGCAGAATCTGCTCGCTGCCGACCGCCGGGAAGCCGTGCATCGGAGTCTGGCGCATGCTGTCGACGCTGCTGTCGGCGGTCGGGAAGTACAGCTCGAAGGTGGTGCCGTTGCCGGGCTCGCTCTGCACGGTGATCGCGCCGCCGTACTGGCGCACGATGCTTCGCGCCGTCGCCAGGCCCAGGCCGGTTCCCTCGCCCAGGTCTTTGGTGGTGAAGAACGGCTCGAAGATGCGCTCGGCGACCTCCGGGCTCATGCCGATGCCGTTGTCGGCGACCGTCAATTTGACGTACGGGCCCGAGGAGAGGTGGCGAAGGCTCGGCGGTCGGCTGTTGCCCAGGTAGACGCCAGCGGTGTCAAAGAGCAGCTGGCCGCCGTCGGGCATGGCGTCGCGGGCGTTGACGGTCAAGTTCATCAACACCTGGTCGAGCTGGTTGGGGCTGATGCGGATATTCTGCAGGTCCGGGTCGAGCCGGGCGTCCAGCTCGATGTCTTCACCGATGATGCGCTGGAGCATCGACTCGAAGTCGATCAAGACCTGGTTCAAGTTCACCACCGCCGCGCGAGGTCCGTCATCGCGGCTAAAGGCCAAGAGTTGAGCCACCAGGTCGGTGGCCTGCTTGCTGGCGCGCGCAATCTTCTGGAGGTGCTGGTGGTGGGTCGAAGTCGGGTCGGTGTCGTCGAGCAGCACCCGGCTGTAGCCGGTGATCAAGGTCAGCAGGTTGTTGAAATCATGGGCAATGCCGCTGGCCAACTGGCCCAGCGCCTCCATCTTCTGGGAGTGCTGCAGTTGCTCTTCGAACAGCAGCTTTCGCGGGTCGGCGCTGCGCCACCGCGAGATGTCGCACATGCACATCAACAGGCGCTTTTCGTTGTCCACTTCGGTGGGACGGCACTGGACGAGCACGTCGATCTGTCGTCCGCTGCTCGACTCGAGCTGGAGTTCACACGTCTGCATTGTCGATTCGCGTCGGGCGCGAGCCAACAAAAGTTCGACGGTGTCTTGGCAATCATCGGGAGCGAGTTGGTCGAGCGAGAGGCCGCGCACGTCTCGAGGGTCGCGCTCTAGAAACTCGGCGGCGCGCTGGTTGGCGTCGATGATGCGCCCGTCGAGGGCGACGAGCAGGAGCGCCGCCGGGAAGTGCTCTTCGACAAGATCTGCGACCGAAGTCGAAGTCTCATCGCCGGCTTGAAACGCACTCTTGATCATCCCTTGAACCCTCTGCAGTAGGTCGACGTGCAGCGAACTGCGCATAGCCTCTACAAGCACCGAGGCACACCATAGCACGGAGCGACGCGTAAAGGCAGCTTGCTACAAAGGCAGTGTCCCCCTAACTACGGGATGTACTACTGCAGAGCAAACGCCCGCAGGCGTTCACTTCTTGTCACATCCCCTGAGCTTTTGTAGCTAACGAGTAACAAAATAAGGGAAGCTTACGGCGCGTGTCCAGCCTAAATTTGTTCCTATGTCACCCTCCTTGCTTTTAGGCGAGGCTATGTTTGCCTTTAAGCGAGGGGATGTTGCGCTTAGGTTCGGCACGAAATTCGATCGCTGTAGCTTCGAACAAAGGGATTTGCTGTATGGACCAACATGCCGACCAACCCGGGCCACCGTCGCCTCCCGAAGGTGATTTTGCGCCTGCACCGCCGGCCCAGGTCGACCGGCTCGAGCTGGTTTCTCCGTCCTTGTGGACCCGGGGGATGACAACCGCGGCCGTGATGCTGGTGGTCGCAGGGCTTTGGTTCAGCGACTTCATCTTGGCGGTCTTCCAGGCCCAACAGGTCTCCTGGCAAATCTGGGCGATGGTGTTGGGGCCGCCGTTGGCTTTTGCTGCGTATTTGGGGTGGCGATGGTGGGACAAGCCGGCCGAGTCACGCGCGATTGTCTTCGAGGACGAGCGTGTGCTGCTGCCGGTCTCGTCGAACTCCAAGCGCACCGTCGAACTCGCCTACGGGGACGTCAAAGGTGTGTTGGCGATGACGCGCGGGCGAAGCGAGTCCGTGCTCGTCGACACCGGCAGCAAGACGCTCGGTTATGCCGACGGTGAGTTCGAGCGCCCCGACGGGACGATGCTGCTGCGCCAAGAGCTCTTCCGACGCATCCACCAACTCCCCAACGCCAGCGAGGTCCTCGCCGGGATGCGCGAGCGTCAAAAACTGGCGCGCATCGCCACGTCCAAAAAGGCGACGGTGACCAAGGCGCTTTTGGGTATCTTGGCCGTCTATTTCGGTGTCGAACTGTGGATGGGCGTCTCCGAGGATCCATTCGGGCTCATCGAACTTGGGGCCAACGCGCCTGCGCTCATCGATCAGGGGCAATATTTCCGGCTGATCTCGGCTAATTTCCTGCACCAAGGCTGGATGCACATCATCTTGAACGGCATCGCGCTGCTCTTTTTGGGCACCGCCGTCGAGAAGTTGGTGGGCTCGTGGCGCATGCTACTCATCTATCTGTTGGGCGCCCTGGGCGGCTCACTGGGCTCGTACTTGGCCGGCCCCGGCATGGTGTCGGTGGGCTCGTCGACCGCGATCTTCGGGTTGTTCGGCGCCTTCCTCGCCCTGCATGTGCGCTACTGGAAGTCGCTTCCTCCGCCGTTTCGTCAATCGGTGGCGTGGTGGGTGGTCATCATCGGGATCAACGCCGGTCTTCCGGTCGTCGTGCCGATCATCGATTATGCTGCCCACGGCGCGGGCTTTGTCGTCGGCGGAGTGGCGGCGTGGCTGCTCGTCTTGCCGATGAAAGATCTCAAGCCCGACCACCGTCCGTCGATGATCACGCGGGGCATTACCGTGCTGATGAGCGCGGTGTTCGTCGCCGGCCTCGTCCAGGCCGCTGTCTACGCGTTCGAGACACATCCGCAAGACGAGGCGCAGGTCTTTGGAAGCATGCTCGACGAGGCTCTCGAGAGCGAGTCGGCTCCCGAACAGGTCAACTTCATCGCTTGGTCCACCGCGATCGATCCGGACGCGAGCCGCGAGCAACTCGAAGAGGCGCGTCGCGCGGTCGAGAAGGTGGTCGACGAGCAGGACGACCGCCTCGAGATTCGCGATACACTCGCTACGCTCAATTACCGCTTGGCACGCAAGTTGTCTGGAGATAGACGCCTCGAGCTCATCGACGAGGCTATCGACATCGAAAGGGCCGTGTTCCGAGAGGCGACGCCGACTTCGGGGCTCATGGGCGACGGCAAGGTCACCTTTGCCAGCCAACTCGCCCGATTCTTGAGCTACCGCCGCGAGATTGCCGGGCCGATCATCGAAGACAATGTGTTCGCCGAGCCGCCCACACTACGCTTCGACCCGTCTGACGACGGTTCGATGGTGATTCGTGCGCCGGGAGGCGCTGCGTCCACGTCCGTGGCCATCTACGCGTCGGCGCGTGTCGAAGGGAAGGTTCGCGGGCTGGTCTTGACCTGTCTCGAGGCGGGCAAAGAGGAGGCGACGATCGACAACCACGATGCGCTAGCCAAGTGGCCGAATAACCTTCGGCTGGTCACCGGGCTCGTCGAGCCGGTCGACACGTGTGACACCGAGCTGCAGTTCTGGCCGATGTCGCCCGAGATCCAGAAGCTGCCGTGAGCCCGTTCAGTTGGGCTTGCCCCGAAGCTCGCGGGCGAGCCGGGTGAGCACGCCCTGCATCGCGTCGGTGATGTGGCGGTAGTGCTCCTCGACGTTGTAAGCGTCGTCGACGCTGCCGTCGAGGCAGACCGGCTCGAGCACTTGGATGCGAATATCCGACGGCAGCGGCACATGGATCGAGGCGGGGCCGAGCACGAGCCCGAACGGCGCGCCCAGCGCGATCGGAAAGACCTTGATCCGAAAGAGCTTGTCGAGCTTGAGCTTATGGGCGATCTGGTCGCCGCGAGTGATCACAAACCAGCCGTCGTGCGCTCCGGCGGAGACCACCGGCACGATGGGCACGTTGGCGCGCAGCGCGATTTTGATGAACCCGTTTCGCCCGCCGAAGTCGATCTTGTCGCGCTCCGAGCTCGGCCGGTGGGTCTCCCAGTCGCCGCCGGGATAGACGAGGACCTTCCTGCCTGCGCAGAGCGCGTCGATGGCGTGCTCGCGCGAGGCGGGCTGGGCGCCGGCACTTTCCAGAAATTGCTTCACCCCAGGCACCCGGAACAGCGCGTCGTGGGCCAGCGGCACGGGCACGTCCTGGAAGTTGGTGTGCTCGGCGAAATGGCGCAAAAAGATGAACATATCCGGCGCCATCACCCCGCCGTTGTGGTTGCCCACGAGCAACGCGGGCCCGTCGGGGATGCGGTCGAGGCCGTCGACCTGCGGGTGGAAGTAGCGCTCCAGATGCTTGATGATTGGCGTCACGCGCCGGTACAGCTTGCGATTTTTTCGTAGCGTCTCAGACACGGGCTTTCCTGGGGCGGAATCTCTTTGCACTGCGCTCAAAATGGCAATACGGTGACGTCTATGCGCCATCGCTGACAACTTGCGCACTGTGAAGTGTTGGATCAAAGGTCCAGTGGATTGAATCAACTGTAACGAAAGAGGAATGCAGATGACATCGCTGAAAGTATGGAAAGGGCTATTCGTCGTCGCTGCTATCGCTGCTCTGGCGGCGTGTGGAGACGACGACGGCGAGGGAAACGGCACGCAGAATAACGGCGAGCCGCAGGGCGCCACGGCGACCTTCGAGACCTACAACGTCGGACTCGCCCGCGGCTTCGTGCCGCAGGCCGAGGCGCGCGTGCAACCGGTGGCCGACGCGATCGCGCAGTCGCCGGCGGACGTGATGTGCCTGCAGGAGGTCTGGTTGTTCCAGGACGAGCAGGGCGAGTGGTCGACCGGCCAGATCGACGCGCTGACAAGTGGGGCGTCGGAGAGTTTCCCGTACAACTACTTCGAGGTTACCGAGCTCGGCGAGAGCGTCAGTTGCAGCCAGGAGGAGGCCGACCCGCTCGAGACGTGCGTGCGCGCCAACTGTGACGGCGTCTCCAACGACGAGCTGAGCACCTGCGCGCTGAACAACTGCGGTGAGGAGCTCAACGGCCTGTCGAGCCCGTGCCAAGAGTGCGTCTTCGGCCAAATTGGCGGCTCGATCGACGATATCCTCAACGCGTGCACCGGCGACGGCGCCAGCGAGTTCTCGTATAACGGCCACAATGGCTTGTTGTTGCTGAGCCGCCACGAGCTGCGTGACACCGAGATCACGAGCTTCGAGAGCACCATCGTCCAGCGAAGCGCGCTGCACGCGGTGATGACGGTGCCCGAGTTCGGCGACGTCGACGTCTACTGCACCCACCTGGCTGCGAACCTGAGCGACGTGCCTTACCCGGGCGACGCCTTCTCGGGCTACGAGGAGGAGCAGGCCGCCCAGATCGACGCGCTGCTGGCCTGGATCGACGAGACTTCGACCACCGGCAACGTCGTGTTGATGGGCGACATGAACAACGGTCCGGCCAAAGGCGAGCTCGACGCCGAGTTTGCTGCGAACTATCAGAAATTCGTCGACGCCGAGTACGCCTCGCCGTACATCGCGCAGGACTCGCCGGAGTGCACCTTCTGCGGGACAAACACGCTGGTGGGCGGCGACTCGAACAAGGCCATCGACCACGTCTTCTTGGACTTCACCATGCCGTACGGTCTGCTCGACGTGGCGCGTGTTTACGACGAGACGGTCGACGTGGGCGGCGAGCAGCTGCACCTGTCCGACCACTACGGGGTGCGCGTGACGGTCGAGAGCCAAGAGTAAGCAATATCGGAGCGAGGGCATCTCGCCCTCGCACCGAGTTATTCGGGCACGATTCGCAGAATCTTGTCTCCGTCGGGCGGGCAACTCCCCCGCCCGTCACAATTGCTGGTGGTCACGTACAGATGGCCGTCGGGTCCCATGATGACCTCGCGAAGCCGCCCGTATCCTTCGGGTGGATCGCCCACAAAATAGGTCTCGTGACGTTCGACCCGGCGGCTGTCGCCGTCGAAGGCGACTCGGTGCAGGTGTCTCGAGCCGAGCGTGCCCACCATCAAGCTTCCCTTCCACTCGCCGATGGCGTCGCCCGTGTAGATGGCCGCGCCTCCCGGCGGCACCGCGGTATCCCACGTCAACGAGGGCGGGCTCATCTTCGGCTCGTCTTGGCATCCGTAGATCGTCGGCCAGCCCAGGTTCTCGCCGGGGACGGCGACGTTGATCTCGTCGTGGCCGGTACGGCCCATCTCGCCCGACGGGCCGTGGTCGCTCACCAACATCGTCGACGTGTCGCGCCAGTCGAATCCCTGCGTGTTGCGCACGCCGATGAGGTAGACGGGGCTGTCGCCATAGGGGTTGTCAGGCGGGATGTCGCCGCCGGGAGTGACGCGCAGCACCTTGCCGGCGAGCACCTCGGGGTCTTGGGCGTAGTCCGGGTTTCGGGCGTCGCCGGTGCCGATATAGAGCATGTCGTCGGGTCCCAGGCGCATGCGTCCCCCGTTGTGGAAGCGCGCGGCGGGGATATCGTCGACGATGACCTTCTTGGGACGAGCACTGAGCGCCTCGCCGTCTTGGCTTAGCTGCCACATCTCGACGCGGTTGACCGTCGCGTCGCCTTTGTCGGCCGTGTAGAAGAGATAAAACCGGTGGTTGGACTCGAAGTCCGGATGGGCTTGAATGCCCAGCAACCCGCCCTCACCGTTGGCCGCGACCTCGACGGTGGCGACGGGAGCGTTGACGAGTCGGCCGTCACGCACCAGTCGTAGCCGGCCGGCCCGTTCGGTCACCAACAAGTCTCCGTCTCCCATAAATAGGATGCCCCATGGGACTTCGAGGCCGTCGACGACCTCCTCGGCGCGCACGGCGACCTCGCCGCGCGGTCCGTAACCCCGCTCGACAAGTCGGCAGTAATCCTGCGATTCCTCCCCTGTTGAACTCGGTTCGTCGCCGGTTCGGGTTGGGCGGTCGGGTGGCGGTCCGCCGCCGGTCGGGTTATCGGTGCTGCTCTGCTCGAAGTTCGATGCATCCTCCCGGGCGGCCTTACGCTCACACCCGCTAAGTATCACAGTCATGGGCAGAGCCAAGACCAAGAGCCAACTCATTGATCGACGCGTCATTCATTCCCCCCAGTCCGTCTGAGAACGCCCGACTACAATGTATTCACGTCTCCTACATTGTCGCTAGTCGTCACTGTTGCCCCGACTTACATGTTTCAAGTAGGGGCGGAGCGCCGGATGGCGGCCGAGGAGTCCGTCGAGCCATTGGCGATCTCGCTCATCAGGCGTCCGTCCCGGCGTGCGCTCGGTCCAGGTGGCGGAATCTTCCGGGTCGTACACGTGCAGGTGTTCGAAGTCTGTGCGCCCGTAGATGATCCGCTCGTTTCCGAATGCCGCAAAGCCGCTGCCTCCTCGTAAATTCCAACGCGCGCTGTTGACGCAAAAGGCGGCGCGATCTGCGTCGACAGGCGTGAGCAGGCTCTCTCCATCGAGCCCATCGAGGCCGGCCTGGGACGTCATGTCCTCGACATCCCACAGGTCGAGCACGGTCGGCACGACGTCGACCGTCGAGACCCACCGGCGCTCGTTGTCTCGTAGGGCTTGTGCGCCCGCTGACGTCGTGGGCGCCCACTTGTCGGGCACATACATAAACATCGGGATGCGGGCGATGGAAGGGTGGCACGAGCTTACGCGCAGCCCGTCTTGCCACACCTTCTGGACCTGCTCGCGATCGTCGGCGTCGACGTCGTAGAAAAATTCGGAGTGGTCGGCTACGAACACGATCACCGTGTCCTCGAGTAGCCCGCGCTCGGAGAGCGTCTGGACCATGCGCCCGA
It encodes:
- a CDS encoding rhomboid family intramembrane serine protease, with the protein product MDQHADQPGPPSPPEGDFAPAPPAQVDRLELVSPSLWTRGMTTAAVMLVVAGLWFSDFILAVFQAQQVSWQIWAMVLGPPLAFAAYLGWRWWDKPAESRAIVFEDERVLLPVSSNSKRTVELAYGDVKGVLAMTRGRSESVLVDTGSKTLGYADGEFERPDGTMLLRQELFRRIHQLPNASEVLAGMRERQKLARIATSKKATVTKALLGILAVYFGVELWMGVSEDPFGLIELGANAPALIDQGQYFRLISANFLHQGWMHIILNGIALLFLGTAVEKLVGSWRMLLIYLLGALGGSLGSYLAGPGMVSVGSSTAIFGLFGAFLALHVRYWKSLPPPFRQSVAWWVVIIGINAGLPVVVPIIDYAAHGAGFVVGGVAAWLLVLPMKDLKPDHRPSMITRGITVLMSAVFVAGLVQAAVYAFETHPQDEAQVFGSMLDEALESESAPEQVNFIAWSTAIDPDASREQLEEARRAVEKVVDEQDDRLEIRDTLATLNYRLARKLSGDRRLELIDEAIDIERAVFREATPTSGLMGDGKVTFASQLARFLSYRREIAGPIIEDNVFAEPPTLRFDPSDDGSMVIRAPGGAASTSVAIYASARVEGKVRGLVLTCLEAGKEEATIDNHDALAKWPNNLRLVTGLVEPVDTCDTELQFWPMSPEIQKLP
- a CDS encoding lysophospholipid acyltransferase family protein, which produces MSETLRKNRKLYRRVTPIIKHLERYFHPQVDGLDRIPDGPALLVGNHNGGVMAPDMFIFLRHFAEHTNFQDVPVPLAHDALFRVPGVKQFLESAGAQPASREHAIDALCAGRKVLVYPGGDWETHRPSSERDKIDFGGRNGFIKIALRANVPIVPVVSAGAHDGWFVITRGDQIAHKLKLDKLFRIKVFPIALGAPFGLVLGPASIHVPLPSDIRIQVLEPVCLDGSVDDAYNVEEHYRHITDAMQGVLTRLARELRGKPN
- a CDS encoding AMP-dependent synthetase/ligase gives rise to the protein MALDYTTYESLTDLEYRNLVEIYHHSIDHFAEQKLFGVKRDGQYQWMSYADFGERVERCRAALASMGVEHGDTVAIISNNRPEWAIGAYATYTLGARWCPMYEAQAEKEWAYIINDSDAKIAFVANADIRQTLAEMCEAGDISLDHIVHFDGPREDSFDALLEGSEPNVEAVEPDGDDICGLIYTSGTTGDPKGVLLSHHNIASNVEAIHSFNIIAPDDISLSFLPWAHSFGQTAELHGMFATGASMGLVESISTITENLQEIRPTLLFSVPRIFNRIYNGIQTKLEEEGGLKKTLFEKALQNSDRLRNQQQQEGQAHTTTKLLDKFYDKLVFQKVRQRFGGRLKYAVSGGAKLSPEIAYFIDNMHISVMEGYGLTETSPIVSVNAPGQHKIGSVGKPVTGVEVKIEKHKEHESEFGEVCVRGPNIMKGYYKKPDKTAEVIDEDGWFHTGDLGCIDEDGFLWIEGRAKEEFKLSNGKYVSPGPLEEKLKLAPHVDQVMLEGHNHPFNVAIVNVDKEALQHWAEKNGVPTDNLTQRPEVRELIESEIEEQSADFKNYERPRKVIIVDDEWTPENGVLTPTLKLKRRVIYERYEDNIDDVYEDADED
- a CDS encoding M48 family metallopeptidase, with the translated sequence MNFVDTRSSGSTQRALVALLTTFVLAAAGLGASGCATGTGGEVTDAAADVLLPPREEERLGRQLQRQVLEEMTVLENESVQQYVDQLGAKVVRAAGGKPKGIDYSFTVLKDDQVNAFAMPGGDIYVYTGLMKAAKSEAELMSVLAHEVAHVTERHIAEQLVAQYGLQALAGAALGNNPGVVSQILASVAGQGYLLKFSRSAESQADRTGLRYLVRAGYDPAAFVDFFQTMEQQGGARPPEFLSSHPSPKNRISQLRQLIARIDNPPTEMGRERYQQMLQTLNGQPARTGSGSTDDTRRRRSTTDDDSASETDDTTQDTNTDTQRRRRRR
- a CDS encoding hybrid sensor histidine kinase/response regulator; protein product: MRSSLHVDLLQRVQGMIKSAFQAGDETSTSVADLVEEHFPAALLLVALDGRIIDANQRAAEFLERDPRDVRGLSLDQLAPDDCQDTVELLLARARRESTMQTCELQLESSSGRQIDVLVQCRPTEVDNEKRLLMCMCDISRWRSADPRKLLFEEQLQHSQKMEALGQLASGIAHDFNNLLTLITGYSRVLLDDTDPTSTHHQHLQKIARASKQATDLVAQLLAFSRDDGPRAAVVNLNQVLIDFESMLQRIIGEDIELDARLDPDLQNIRISPNQLDQVLMNLTVNARDAMPDGGQLLFDTAGVYLGNSRPPSLRHLSSGPYVKLTVADNGIGMSPEVAERIFEPFFTTKDLGEGTGLGLATARSIVRQYGGAITVQSEPGNGTTFELYFPTADSSVDSMRQTPMHGFPAVGSEQILLVDDHRDVRELAAQILASQGYRVTEAPLHGGSIQLDPVARYSLAIIDAGQPRPAVEKLVAQLRDGQPDIKILFLAGYRGPEADSPHTRVLRKPFTPDGLTRTVRELLDEPQ